Below is a genomic region from Cotesia glomerata isolate CgM1 linkage group LG5, MPM_Cglom_v2.3, whole genome shotgun sequence.
AAAAACTTCCACTGAATCAGTTGAAGTTTAGTgaatttgaagaaaatcataaaattttaaattatcttaaatgagaaaaaaaaaaacattttttgttgACTAAAtctgaaagaagaaatatgcATGAAAAGAATAGAAATTTCCACTACAAAAtgaattaatgatattaagaaatataataactatttcgcaatgattaattaatggaTAAGAAAAGTATTAGCTacgttacaaaaaatttaatttatctaaaataattaatcaataatttccaGTACTTatcaacattaaaaatattcaaaccAATGCGATGTTTATGGCGCAATTGGACCAGCTATTACTTCAAACTCattagtaaataatttattttttcatttttaccaATTTAATGTACTAACATACGAAATACCATCATGAGATTCAcaataatctttaatttttgtaatttcctTCAATGCCCACGTATAAAACTGTGTCAAGTCTTCAACTTTACTCTTCCCCGGGACATTAACATAAAGCATGTAATCGTTAGTAAAATTGCTTGGCAAATCGTCAACGATGCATGAAAACGTAATTTCACGTACTTGATATCTCGTATATAATTCGGCCATTACAATTCCTATGCCTTTATTCGAACCACACGATTGCAAGGTCGGTCTTGTGATAGTTACATCAAAAAAGTTTTCCGGTATTTTCACGGTTCTTAAAGAATCGCGCACGTGTTCAGATGTACCGTGAGACCATAACACaatgtaattaaatatacGTTTGAATTCATTTAACTGATCGATCAGTTGCCGTGAACGAGATCTAATTGAATCGTCTATCAAAGTATCGTCTAGATCAAGAACAACGACACTTGCACGTGTTAAACCAGATGATTCATATGTTTCTGATAAGCTTCTAAGCCTATCATTTAGTACCTCGAATGATAAACTCTCTTTGTGTTTCATGTAATGCGTGTAATGATGCAAATCTTGTATGTCCAAATACTCTTCCGACATTTGCTGGCTATTTCCACAAAACAGAACCAATGTTATTTGGTGCATCaactttttttctgaaaattttgatgttttatttttggtcAAGGATGGCACAGGCTCGGTTATTGTTATCGTTTTTCTATTTGTCTTATCATATTTAAATACATGCTCAAAATAAGTACGACATAATGCCCAAATTATATCGTTTcgttttgatattatttttttgtactgATTCGGACTGTATTCCGAACGAAGTTTATCGTCGTGATATAAGTAGAGTAAACAATTCATTTTGTTATTCTATTAATAgacgatttttaataattattattgtttattcattactaataaataaattataaatataaatttattattaatttttaactttcagataaaaaaaattaaatatttgtaaaaattgggaaaatttatttcacgcTGAATTCTAaaagtcgagttttcatcggatcaaTCAGAATTATGTTTGCGATAATTACTTTTCAAATGAGAGATATATTATAAACTCTAGTTTTgtgcttaaaaaattcaattatttgcgAATATCAATACTGCCATTCTAATACGTCGTATCCTACAAAATTTGACAAGTTGGCTTCTTTGGAAAAATGGAATCATAACAATATTATGCAAGtcatattgaaattttaaaagtcaaatagtttaataacgagggtaaaagaccccattagtggcggagaccccattactgacactttctttgattttggtacttattcaattaatgaaatcattaatttcaataatgaatatattgtTTCTAATGTTTAAGACCTTTAGATCGAAACGAAGTTCACGTAAACCTACGTAAAATTTGACGTAAAGTATACGCTAACAGTAGAGCAACAGTTGTACTTAAAACTGTTGACGTCAAGTTAACGTTAACTTTCCGCAACTTCACGTTAACTTTAAGCGAACCTTTCGGAAAATTCCGGCAGTAGATTTACGCTAAATTGACGCGAAGTTAACGTAAAGTTGACGTAAATCATTGAACATCAACTTAATTGATGGTCAACCCGTGCCAACTGGGATAACGTATTAGAATGGCAGTATCGATATGtatgtttttaattgttttgagcttaaaaaaatctgaagtttatcaaatctttattatttactttcttcgtctcaataaattagaaaattagtTACTAAATTAGATCCCACttcaatatttcaaattttatttgcatCTTGAAGCATTTATGAATTGTTAatgcgtataaaaaattaatttaatc
It encodes:
- the LOC123265611 gene encoding uncharacterized protein LOC123265611; amino-acid sequence: MNCLLYLYHDDKLRSEYSPNQYKKIISKRNDIIWALCRTYFEHVFKYDKTNRKTITITEPVPSLTKNKTSKFSEKKLMHQITLVLFCGNSQQMSEEYLDIQDLHHYTHYMKHKESLSFEVLNDRLRSLSETYESSGLTRASVVVLDLDDTLIDDSIRSRSRQLIDQLNEFKRIFNYIVLWSHGTSEHVRDSLRTVKIPENFFDVTITRPTLQSCGSNKGIGIVMAELYTRYQVREITFSCIVDDLPSNFTNDYMLYVNVPGKSKVEDLTQFYTWALKEITKIKDYCESHDGISYVSTLNW